A genomic segment from Spongiibacter sp. IMCC21906 encodes:
- a CDS encoding MATE family efflux transporter → MWAIANLPRQLGNTLRTALTQKPVDQKIWQLAWPMILANLSVPALGLADTAMLGHLESSRFLSAVAIGSSLLAFIYWSFGFLRMGTTGASAQAEGKDSAALLLKALTVGLSIGVTIVIAQPFLINTGLSLMDTPAKLHPLADAYLHIRLLSAPAVLCTYAVSGWLIGQHNTRTPLIIAVAVNSLNIGLDYLFIVHMDWRSEGAAWASVISEYCGFGIALLATRAALKTSWQQGLSNAFKQGQPLSHFLADNGRIFMRTAALLFSFAFFTAQGAALGENILAANAILIQLVLAGAYGIDGFAHAAEALCGRAYSQKDKRRFLDCCRACGKWSLISALLATAILLITKSPLLQLMTGLDSVRELAKTYYPWLLAMPILSVWSYLLDGIFIGCLRTRAMQWGMLGSVFLVYLPLWYVSQPWLNHGLWLSFATFNLARGLSLGIAFYFLTRSNHWVAGNNIPTY, encoded by the coding sequence ATGTGGGCTATCGCCAACCTTCCCAGACAACTCGGCAATACTTTGCGGACTGCATTAACTCAAAAACCCGTTGACCAAAAAATCTGGCAGCTAGCGTGGCCGATGATTCTGGCCAACCTATCCGTTCCCGCACTCGGTCTTGCGGACACCGCCATGCTCGGCCACTTAGAAAGCAGCCGCTTTCTCAGCGCCGTTGCCATCGGCAGCAGCTTGCTGGCCTTCATTTATTGGAGTTTTGGCTTTTTGAGAATGGGCACAACCGGAGCAAGCGCCCAAGCCGAAGGCAAGGATAGCGCCGCACTATTATTGAAAGCGCTGACCGTTGGCTTGTCGATTGGCGTCACCATTGTTATTGCCCAGCCATTTTTAATTAACACCGGCCTGTCATTAATGGACACGCCCGCCAAGCTACACCCGCTGGCCGACGCATATTTGCACATCCGCCTGCTCAGCGCTCCCGCCGTTCTGTGCACCTATGCCGTCAGCGGCTGGTTGATTGGCCAGCACAACACCCGCACCCCGCTGATCATTGCCGTTGCCGTAAACAGTCTCAATATTGGTTTGGATTACCTTTTTATTGTGCACATGGACTGGCGGAGCGAAGGCGCCGCGTGGGCCAGCGTCATCAGTGAATATTGTGGTTTCGGTATTGCCTTACTCGCCACCCGAGCGGCACTGAAGACCAGCTGGCAGCAAGGTTTAAGCAACGCCTTTAAACAAGGCCAGCCTCTAAGCCACTTTCTCGCAGACAATGGGCGTATTTTTATGCGTACCGCAGCGCTGCTATTTAGTTTTGCGTTTTTTACCGCCCAAGGCGCTGCACTGGGTGAAAATATATTGGCCGCCAATGCCATTCTCATTCAACTGGTGCTCGCCGGAGCCTACGGCATAGATGGCTTTGCCCATGCCGCCGAAGCTCTCTGCGGTCGAGCCTACAGCCAAAAAGATAAGCGCCGATTTTTAGATTGCTGCCGTGCCTGCGGAAAGTGGTCGCTGATCAGCGCTCTGCTGGCCACGGCCATCCTGCTCATTACGAAATCTCCGTTACTGCAACTGATGACCGGGCTCGACTCGGTGCGCGAACTCGCCAAAACCTATTACCCATGGTTACTCGCCATGCCGATATTATCGGTGTGGAGTTATTTGCTGGATGGTATTTTTATCGGCTGTCTGCGCACCCGCGCCATGCAATGGGGCATGCTGGGCAGCGTGTTCCTCGTGTACCTGCCCTTATGGTATGTCAGCCAGCCTTGGTTAAATCACGGTCTATGGTTGAGCTTTGCGACTTTTAACCTTGCCAGGGGCCTCAGCCTCGGCATTGCCTTCTATTTTCTTACCCGCAGCAACCACTGGGTTGCCGGCAATAACATCCCTACTTACTGA
- the coxB gene encoding cytochrome c oxidase subunit II, giving the protein MLQQAKRLSKLALSPVLMLLSLSSTSAWAAESAQRWQTNMTPGVTEVGTKIYDLHMLVFWICVVVGILVFGVMFYSVFAYRKERHQEPATFHENTRLEIAWTIVPFILLIFMAVPATTTLLEIYDTDDADMDILVTGYQWKWKYEYINPNGDNVSYFSTLLTDKSEIGNSEEKGSNYLLEVDEPLVLPVDKKIRFLVTANDVLHAWWVPALAVKRDAIPGFINEAWTKPTETGVYRGQCAELCGRDHGFMPIVVNVVSDDEYQDWMAGKQAEVAELKKLMEKDFNMDELVARGKQVYDRACAACHGGNGEGGVGKAIAGSPIATGSVDEHLDVVVNGVPGTAMQAFGTQLNEVDLAAVITYQRNAFGNNMGDRLQPVDIYKFKKGQ; this is encoded by the coding sequence ATGCTTCAACAAGCGAAACGGCTTTCAAAGCTGGCGCTTAGTCCTGTGCTAATGCTGCTGAGCCTGTCTAGTACTAGCGCTTGGGCCGCCGAGTCGGCACAGCGTTGGCAAACCAATATGACGCCTGGCGTGACTGAAGTAGGGACGAAAATTTACGACCTGCACATGTTAGTTTTTTGGATATGTGTTGTTGTAGGTATTCTGGTTTTTGGGGTGATGTTTTATTCGGTATTCGCATACCGCAAAGAGCGTCATCAAGAGCCTGCTACTTTTCACGAAAACACACGACTGGAAATTGCGTGGACAATTGTCCCCTTCATCCTGCTGATTTTCATGGCGGTACCCGCCACGACGACGCTGCTTGAAATCTATGATACCGACGATGCCGATATGGACATCTTGGTAACGGGTTATCAGTGGAAGTGGAAGTACGAGTACATTAACCCCAATGGCGACAATGTCAGTTACTTTTCTACTCTGTTGACCGATAAGTCTGAAATCGGTAACAGCGAAGAGAAAGGCTCGAATTATCTGCTAGAGGTCGATGAGCCCCTGGTATTGCCTGTCGATAAAAAAATTCGCTTTTTGGTGACTGCAAATGACGTGCTTCATGCTTGGTGGGTTCCCGCCCTGGCAGTGAAGCGCGATGCGATTCCTGGCTTTATTAATGAAGCTTGGACCAAGCCAACTGAAACCGGTGTTTACCGTGGTCAGTGTGCTGAGCTTTGTGGTCGCGACCACGGCTTTATGCCAATTGTGGTAAACGTCGTTAGTGATGACGAATACCAGGATTGGATGGCTGGCAAGCAAGCAGAAGTTGCCGAGCTGAAAAAGCTGATGGAAAAAGACTTCAACATGGACGAGCTTGTAGCCCGCGGTAAGCAGGTATACGACCGTGCATGTGCAGCTTGTCATGGCGGCAATGGTGAAGGCGGCGTGGGTAAAGCCATCGCTGGCAGCCCAATTGCTACTGGCTCCGTCGACGAACATCTTGATGTCGTTGTAAACGGCGTGCCGGGTACTGCCATGCAGGCGTTTGGTACTCAGCTGAATGAAGTGGATCTGGCAGCAGTTATCACTTATCAGCGCAACGCGTTTGGCAACAACATGGGCGACCGGTTGCAGCCAGTTGATATCTACAAATTCAAGAAAGGTCAGTAG
- the ctaD gene encoding cytochrome c oxidase subunit I: MGAHGPAKGWTRWLFTTNHKDIGTMYLWFSFAMFLLGGSFAMIIRAELFQPGLQIVQPEFFNQMTTMHGLVMVFGAIMPAFVGLANWMIPMMIGAPDMALPRMNNWSFWILPPTFALLASTLLMEGGGPNFGWTFYAPLSTTYAPPSVTFFIFAVHAMGISSIMGSINIIATIVNMRAPGMTYMKMPMFVWTWLITAFLLVAVMPVLAGAVTMMLMDIHFGTSFFNAAGGGDPVLFQHVFWFFGHPEVYIIILPAFGVVSEVIPTFSRKPLFGYDSMVYATASIAFLSFIVWAHHMYTVGMPIAGELFFMYATMLIAVPTAAKVFNWITTMFKGSITLETPMLFAIAKVFLFTIGGLSGLMLAIAPADFQYHDSYFVVAHFHYTMVAGAIFALSSAVYYWIPKWTGKMYNETMGKVHFWVSFIGFNLTFFPQHFVGLAGMPRRIPDYNLMFADFNMMSSIGAFIYGTSQLLFLFNIVRTITHGKPVNSDKVWEGATTLEWTVPSPAPYHTFTTPPEVK, translated from the coding sequence ATGGGTGCTCACGGACCTGCTAAAGGTTGGACCCGGTGGTTATTTACCACCAACCACAAAGACATCGGTACGATGTATTTGTGGTTTAGTTTCGCAATGTTCTTGCTTGGCGGCTCGTTCGCCATGATCATCCGCGCCGAGCTGTTTCAGCCCGGTTTGCAGATTGTACAGCCAGAGTTTTTTAACCAAATGACCACCATGCACGGCTTGGTGATGGTCTTTGGTGCGATCATGCCCGCGTTTGTCGGTTTGGCTAACTGGATGATTCCGATGATGATCGGTGCTCCAGATATGGCCCTGCCGCGGATGAATAACTGGTCGTTCTGGATTTTGCCGCCAACCTTTGCGTTGCTGGCATCTACCCTGCTTATGGAGGGTGGTGGCCCTAACTTCGGTTGGACGTTCTATGCGCCGCTATCAACAACGTATGCGCCGCCTAGTGTCACCTTCTTTATCTTCGCGGTCCACGCGATGGGTATTTCCTCCATCATGGGGTCTATCAACATCATTGCAACGATTGTAAACATGCGCGCGCCTGGCATGACTTACATGAAAATGCCGATGTTTGTGTGGACCTGGTTGATTACAGCGTTCTTGCTAGTAGCGGTTATGCCGGTATTGGCTGGCGCAGTCACCATGATGCTGATGGATATTCACTTCGGTACCAGCTTCTTTAACGCCGCTGGTGGCGGTGACCCGGTTTTGTTCCAGCACGTATTCTGGTTCTTTGGTCACCCCGAGGTTTACATCATCATTTTGCCAGCATTTGGTGTGGTGTCTGAGGTTATTCCTACTTTCTCTCGCAAGCCTTTGTTTGGTTACGACTCTATGGTTTACGCCACAGCGTCTATCGCCTTCCTGTCGTTTATCGTGTGGGCTCACCACATGTATACGGTGGGTATGCCGATTGCGGGCGAGCTGTTCTTTATGTACGCCACCATGCTTATCGCGGTGCCGACAGCGGCCAAGGTGTTTAACTGGATCACGACGATGTTCAAGGGTTCGATTACTCTTGAAACGCCGATGCTTTTTGCCATCGCCAAGGTCTTCCTGTTTACCATCGGTGGTCTGTCTGGCCTGATGCTGGCGATTGCGCCCGCTGACTTCCAGTACCACGATAGCTATTTCGTTGTTGCTCACTTCCATTACACAATGGTGGCTGGTGCAATCTTCGCCCTGTCTTCTGCGGTCTACTACTGGATTCCAAAGTGGACTGGCAAGATGTACAACGAAACGATGGGTAAAGTGCACTTTTGGGTATCGTTTATCGGTTTCAACCTGACCTTCTTCCCGCAGCATTTCGTGGGTCTGGCAGGTATGCCGCGTCGTATTCCCGATTACAACCTGATGTTTGCAGACTTCAATATGATGTCTTCAATCGGTGCCTTTATTTACGGTACTAGCCAGCTGTTGTTCTTGTTCAACATTGTTAGAACAATTACCCACGGCAAGCCGGTTAACTCGGATAAAGTTTGGGAAGGTGCAACAACATTGGAGTGGACTGTTCCGTCTCCTGCGCCCTATCACACTTTCACGACGCCACCGGAAGTGAAGTAA
- a CDS encoding cytochrome c oxidase assembly protein — MSQVHNSKVAKTSAKLAVLVVAMFVFAIWVMPPLYNALCEVLGINGKTGGRYEVVESGIDTSRTIKVQFVAQNNELMPWEFAPNTSQIEVHPGEPAQVTYYAKNTQGHAMVSQAIPSIVPSRAAEFFHKTECFCFNQQPLDAGKDTDLALQFIVDRDIPADIHVITLSYTIFDVTEMAAKQQSAVATASN, encoded by the coding sequence ATGAGCCAGGTACATAACAGCAAAGTTGCAAAAACCAGCGCCAAATTGGCTGTGTTGGTTGTCGCTATGTTTGTTTTTGCTATTTGGGTGATGCCGCCACTCTATAATGCCCTGTGTGAAGTATTGGGTATTAATGGTAAAACCGGCGGTCGTTATGAGGTGGTGGAAAGCGGTATTGATACCAGCCGAACGATCAAAGTGCAGTTTGTGGCTCAAAACAACGAGCTGATGCCTTGGGAGTTCGCTCCCAATACTAGCCAGATTGAAGTTCATCCTGGCGAGCCGGCACAAGTCACCTACTATGCTAAGAATACCCAGGGCCATGCGATGGTTTCTCAGGCAATTCCGAGCATAGTGCCTTCTCGGGCGGCAGAATTTTTCCATAAAACGGAATGTTTTTGCTTTAACCAGCAGCCGCTGGATGCCGGAAAAGACACAGACTTAGCACTGCAGTTTATTGTCGATAGGGATATCCCTGCAGATATTCATGTGATTACCCTGTCCTACACGATTTTTGATGTAACCGAGATGGCGGCCAAGCAACAAAGTGCTGTTGCAACGGCATCTAATTAG
- a CDS encoding cytochrome c oxidase subunit 3 has protein sequence MAGQSNTGHETYYVPESSKLAISATIGMVASVYGAASFINDSSYGAAEGSNSGFILCAGLAWLFATLFVWFRTTITENRAGMNSAQLKHSYVIGMQWFIFSEVMFFAAFFGALFYVRNLAGPWLAGEGDGAMNTLLWPGFEYSWPLMQTPQDAIGGVQAQASAGHLANAGEFTGAEKHLSFPGFANMSHWLPLYNTIILLASSFTCHIAHVGIKNNDRKKFNTWLIVTVALGLIFLFLQYKEYHEAIFEYGIRLNSGVYGTTFFMLTGFHGFHVAMGTFMLLVQLLRSLSKGHFSATDQFGFEASSWYWHFVDVVWVFLFLFVYIL, from the coding sequence ATGGCAGGTCAAAGCAATACCGGGCACGAAACCTACTACGTGCCAGAGAGTAGTAAGCTTGCTATAAGTGCAACTATTGGCATGGTAGCGTCAGTTTATGGCGCGGCCAGCTTTATTAATGACAGCAGCTACGGCGCGGCAGAAGGCAGCAATTCCGGGTTTATTTTATGCGCCGGTTTGGCTTGGTTGTTTGCCACGTTGTTTGTGTGGTTTCGCACTACTATCACAGAAAACCGTGCGGGCATGAACAGTGCTCAGCTGAAGCATTCCTATGTTATTGGCATGCAGTGGTTTATTTTTTCTGAAGTGATGTTTTTTGCGGCTTTCTTCGGTGCACTGTTCTACGTTCGTAATTTAGCTGGTCCCTGGCTTGCCGGTGAAGGTGACGGTGCCATGAACACGTTGCTGTGGCCTGGCTTTGAATACAGCTGGCCGTTGATGCAAACGCCGCAGGATGCGATCGGTGGCGTTCAAGCGCAAGCCTCAGCAGGACATTTGGCTAACGCCGGTGAGTTTACTGGCGCAGAAAAGCATTTGTCCTTCCCCGGCTTTGCTAACATGAGCCACTGGTTGCCGTTGTACAACACCATTATTCTGTTGGCATCTAGCTTTACTTGCCATATTGCCCACGTGGGTATCAAAAACAACGACCGCAAAAAATTCAACACATGGTTGATTGTGACTGTGGCATTGGGTTTGATCTTCCTGTTCTTACAGTACAAGGAATATCACGAAGCCATCTTTGAATACGGCATTCGTCTGAATAGCGGTGTGTACGGCACGACCTTCTTCATGCTGACCGGTTTCCACGGCTTCCATGTGGCGATGGGTACCTTCATGCTGTTGGTGCAACTGCTGCGCTCGCTGAGCAAGGGCCACTTCAGTGCCACCGATCAGTTCGGCTTTGAAGCCTCTAGTTGGTACTGGCACTTTGTTGACGTGGTATGGGTGTTCTTGTTCCTGTTTGTTTACATCTTGTAA
- a CDS encoding DUF2909 domain-containing protein — protein MWLKVVIVILFIGLVISLFSGLAFLMKDQGKTMRTWHSLSVRLILATLLMGFLFYGVYTGQLGSNAPWDQRYLDRGEAIEQLEPAQ, from the coding sequence ATGTGGTTAAAAGTCGTCATCGTAATCCTATTCATCGGTTTGGTCATCAGCCTGTTTAGCGGGCTGGCTTTTTTGATGAAAGATCAGGGAAAGACCATGCGCACCTGGCATTCATTGAGCGTTCGCTTGATATTGGCCACCCTGTTAATGGGCTTTCTGTTTTACGGCGTTTATACAGGCCAACTGGGATCGAACGCCCCATGGGATCAACGCTATCTCGACCGCGGTGAAGCCATCGAACAATTGGAACCGGCTCAATAA
- a CDS encoding SURF1 family protein has product MTQPSSRFQWQLDWKSLLAIVLMLPVLLSLGSWQLQRADEKEALLLDFQQRQALPPVAITGLEEYLNYRPVTAKGEFDSARYWLLDNRIVDGRFGYEVVGLFTLKNGRKLLVNRGWIQGDPGRQQLPLPPVPAAEIELQGQLYLGKEKPFSLGEQVVTEWPRLQQWLNPEALHAEFPALLPTVLQLNQQSPAALKIKRIVVNVSPEKHIGYAVQWFGMALVLAIIFLCRNSNIVPLLRRSSTLRK; this is encoded by the coding sequence ATGACCCAGCCCTCTTCACGTTTTCAATGGCAATTAGACTGGAAATCGCTTTTAGCCATCGTACTTATGTTGCCGGTTTTGCTCAGCTTGGGTAGCTGGCAGTTGCAGCGTGCTGATGAGAAAGAGGCATTGTTACTGGATTTTCAGCAACGACAAGCATTGCCGCCCGTGGCTATTACTGGTCTTGAAGAATATCTTAATTACCGGCCGGTAACGGCCAAAGGTGAATTTGATTCAGCACGCTATTGGCTGCTGGATAACCGGATAGTCGATGGCCGTTTTGGTTACGAAGTGGTTGGCCTTTTTACCTTAAAAAACGGCAGAAAGCTGCTCGTGAATCGGGGCTGGATACAGGGTGATCCGGGTCGACAGCAACTGCCGCTGCCGCCTGTGCCCGCCGCTGAGATAGAATTACAAGGGCAGTTATATCTGGGTAAAGAAAAGCCCTTTAGCTTGGGCGAGCAAGTGGTAACGGAGTGGCCCCGGCTACAGCAGTGGTTGAATCCCGAAGCGCTCCATGCGGAGTTTCCGGCGTTGTTACCAACGGTGCTGCAGTTAAATCAGCAAAGCCCTGCTGCGCTGAAAATAAAGCGGATCGTCGTTAATGTCAGCCCGGAAAAGCATATTGGCTATGCTGTGCAGTGGTTTGGCATGGCGTTGGTGCTGGCGATTATATTTTTATGCCGAAACAGCAATATTGTTCCCTTGCTGCGGCGTTCATCGACATTGAGAAAATGA
- a CDS encoding heme A synthase, translating into MIMRFFNSAAERKSGFRLTLIACFVAIVVLALGVFTRLADAGLGCPDWPGCYGHVLWPTADHEVARANEAYPDMPVEHDKTWPEMVHRYFASSLGLFTIAILALSVRNRRQDPSQPIKLPAFLLGFIILQGMFGMWTVTLKLWPQVVTSHLLGGFTTLSLLWLLCLRLNNQHWQLPAVKEPTLKMLKPLAAFGLFIVVVQIALGGWTTSNYADIACPDFPQCQGDWLPPMDFANGFNVFQHIGPNYLGGTLDNAARVAIHFSHRVGAIVTTLFLLFLIFKLRHLATSPAKRMATITLLVLAAQVALGVSNVVFHFPIAVAVSHNLVGAILLLCMVTLNYLLRTAVVHRGGVRI; encoded by the coding sequence ATGATAATGCGTTTTTTTAACTCAGCAGCGGAACGTAAATCGGGTTTTCGGCTGACCTTAATAGCTTGCTTTGTGGCGATTGTGGTATTGGCTTTGGGTGTATTTACCCGTCTGGCTGATGCGGGTCTAGGCTGTCCTGACTGGCCTGGTTGCTACGGACATGTATTGTGGCCAACAGCCGATCATGAGGTAGCGCGGGCAAATGAAGCTTACCCGGATATGCCGGTGGAGCATGACAAAACGTGGCCGGAAATGGTGCATCGCTATTTTGCGTCGAGTTTAGGCCTGTTCACTATTGCTATTTTGGCGTTATCGGTGCGCAATCGCCGACAAGATCCCAGTCAGCCGATAAAGCTCCCCGCCTTTTTATTGGGCTTTATTATTTTGCAGGGCATGTTTGGCATGTGGACGGTCACCTTAAAGCTGTGGCCGCAAGTGGTGACTTCGCATTTGTTGGGTGGCTTTACCACCCTTAGTCTGCTTTGGTTGCTTTGTTTGCGTTTAAACAATCAGCATTGGCAATTACCTGCGGTAAAAGAACCTACGTTAAAAATGCTTAAGCCCTTGGCAGCCTTTGGCTTATTTATTGTGGTGGTTCAAATTGCCTTGGGCGGTTGGACTACATCGAACTATGCGGATATAGCGTGCCCTGATTTCCCCCAATGTCAGGGTGATTGGTTGCCGCCGATGGATTTTGCAAATGGCTTTAATGTGTTTCAGCATATAGGCCCGAATTACTTAGGTGGCACTTTGGATAATGCAGCGCGGGTTGCGATCCATTTCAGTCATCGTGTCGGTGCTATTGTCACCACGTTATTTTTATTATTTTTGATTTTTAAATTGCGGCATCTTGCGACAAGCCCCGCCAAGCGTATGGCGACCATCACCTTGCTGGTATTAGCGGCCCAAGTCGCTCTTGGGGTGAGCAATGTTGTCTTTCATTTTCCCATTGCAGTGGCGGTTAGCCATAACTTGGTGGGAGCTATTTTGTTGTTGTGCATGGTGACGTTGAACTACCTATTACGTACCGCCGTGGTTCATCGTGGAGGAGTTCGTATATGA
- the cyoE gene encoding heme o synthase, which produces MSTQAAVSWRDYYELCKPNVVLLMLLTSAIGMFLSTPGMVPIKVLILGNAGIALCAAAAAAVNHLVDRRIDLVMARTRNRPIATGRLKTANAAIFAGVLGLAGMAILLVYINALTAWLTLASLLGYAVVYTLFLKRATPQNIVIGGIAGAAPPLLGWTAVTGEIHGHALLLVLIIFVWTPPHFWALAIHRRDDYAKVDIPMLPVTHGIGYTKLHTLLYTVLLFVVTLLPFATGMSGVLYLLGAVCLGAGFIYWAVVLMRGQNPKAPMATFKYSIIYLMALFIVMLLDHYLIPSVTVFEVRQ; this is translated from the coding sequence ATGAGTACCCAAGCAGCCGTAAGCTGGCGCGATTATTACGAGCTTTGTAAGCCCAATGTGGTATTGCTGATGTTACTCACATCCGCAATTGGTATGTTTCTGTCGACGCCGGGAATGGTACCTATAAAGGTTTTGATTTTGGGCAATGCGGGTATTGCCTTATGCGCCGCTGCCGCCGCTGCCGTCAATCATTTGGTAGACAGACGTATTGATTTAGTGATGGCCCGTACGCGTAATCGTCCTATCGCAACCGGCCGTTTGAAAACGGCTAATGCAGCGATTTTCGCCGGGGTGCTCGGTTTGGCCGGTATGGCGATTTTGCTGGTGTACATCAATGCGCTCACGGCATGGCTGACTTTGGCCTCGTTGCTGGGTTACGCAGTGGTTTATACCCTGTTTTTAAAACGCGCCACGCCGCAAAATATTGTGATTGGTGGTATCGCTGGTGCGGCGCCGCCGTTGTTGGGTTGGACGGCAGTGACGGGAGAAATTCACGGCCATGCTCTGTTACTGGTGTTGATTATCTTTGTGTGGACGCCGCCGCATTTTTGGGCGTTGGCTATCCATCGTCGAGATGACTATGCCAAGGTCGACATTCCCATGTTGCCGGTCACCCATGGTATTGGCTACACCAAATTGCACACTCTACTTTATACGGTGCTGTTATTTGTTGTGACATTGCTGCCCTTCGCAACGGGCATGAGCGGTGTTTTGTATCTCTTGGGCGCGGTATGTTTGGGTGCTGGCTTTATTTACTGGGCGGTGGTGCTAATGCGAGGGCAAAACCCCAAAGCCCCAATGGCTACCTTCAAGTATTCCATCATCTATCTTATGGCGCTGTTTATTGTCATGTTGCTGGATCACTACCTGATTCCCAGTGTCACCGTATTTGAGGTAAGACAGTAA
- a CDS encoding SCO family protein has protein sequence MAGSENRANSQKQNRGIRLTVTIILVIASILVGGFFYAFTKARVMTVDELKAEGAYLYENPRLLPKFSLVDDLGKSMGPKSLQGQWNLLFFGFTYCPDVCPTTLAQLKNFYQELDPEVQANTQIWLVSVDPARDTPEQLHSYLEFFHPEFRGVTGEFLEIHRFATALNIPFSKVPGGGDNYMVDHSANIALVNPKGHSMGFFKAPLEISRLTRTYLAIREHY, from the coding sequence ATGGCAGGTTCAGAAAACAGAGCAAACAGTCAAAAGCAGAATCGAGGCATTAGGCTGACGGTGACGATCATCCTGGTGATCGCGTCGATATTGGTCGGTGGATTCTTCTATGCCTTTACCAAGGCGCGGGTGATGACCGTTGACGAGCTAAAAGCAGAGGGTGCCTATCTTTATGAAAACCCTCGTTTATTGCCTAAGTTCAGCCTGGTAGATGACCTTGGTAAAAGCATGGGGCCTAAGTCGCTGCAAGGGCAGTGGAACCTACTGTTTTTTGGTTTTACTTACTGCCCTGACGTGTGTCCGACTACCCTTGCTCAGCTTAAGAATTTTTATCAGGAGCTAGACCCCGAGGTACAGGCAAACACGCAAATTTGGTTGGTTAGTGTAGACCCCGCCCGGGATACACCAGAGCAGCTACATAGCTACCTGGAGTTTTTTCATCCGGAATTTCGCGGTGTGACCGGCGAGTTTTTGGAGATTCACCGCTTTGCAACGGCGCTGAATATTCCTTTTTCTAAAGTTCCGGGTGGCGGCGACAATTATATGGTGGATCACAGTGCCAATATTGCTCTGGTAAACCCGAAAGGCCATTCGATGGGCTTTTTTAAAGCGCCATTAGAAATCAGTCGTTTGACGAGAACGTATCTGGCGATTCGCGAGCACTACTGA
- a CDS encoding metal ABC transporter permease, whose translation MTDILLNALLAGLLLAVTAGPLGSLVVWQRMAFYGDTLAHSALLGVALGVALQVDLQFSVLICCLLLAVALFALQYWRDTPLDSLLAILSHSSLAIGLVSLSLLDQQRLDLTAFLFGDLMAVMAEDVIKLAIIDAVVLLLLLRYWKSLVAITAHHELAAIEGLAVNRLRLLMMLMVATTVAIAMKIVGVLLVTAMLIIPATAAGRLARSPEQTAIIASVIGTLAVFSGLGGAWYWDLPAGPAIVCGAALLFVFAQFWPAYRRGQ comes from the coding sequence ATGACTGATATTCTTTTAAATGCCTTATTAGCTGGCCTCCTGCTTGCTGTCACCGCTGGCCCATTAGGCAGTCTGGTGGTGTGGCAGCGCATGGCTTTTTACGGCGATACCTTAGCCCATTCCGCGCTATTAGGTGTCGCACTGGGCGTCGCCCTACAAGTAGATTTACAATTTTCAGTGCTGATCTGCTGCCTACTGCTGGCCGTGGCGCTGTTCGCCCTACAATACTGGCGAGACACACCGCTGGACAGCTTGCTAGCGATTCTCTCCCATAGCAGCTTGGCCATTGGTTTGGTGAGCCTGTCTTTGCTCGACCAACAGCGACTGGATCTCACCGCCTTTTTATTTGGCGATTTAATGGCGGTTATGGCTGAAGATGTCATCAAATTGGCGATTATTGATGCGGTTGTTCTGTTGCTATTGCTGCGCTACTGGAAGAGCTTGGTCGCGATCACAGCCCATCACGAACTGGCAGCCATAGAAGGCCTGGCAGTCAACCGGCTGCGGCTATTGATGATGCTGATGGTGGCCACCACGGTGGCTATCGCCATGAAAATAGTCGGTGTGCTGCTGGTGACCGCCATGCTGATTATTCCTGCAACTGCGGCGGGGCGCCTGGCCAGAAGCCCGGAGCAAACAGCCATAATCGCCAGTGTGATTGGCACGCTGGCGGTTTTCAGTGGACTGGGTGGAGCGTGGTATTGGGACTTGCCGGCGGGTCCCGCCATTGTCTGTGGCGCGGCGTTATTATTTGTCTTCGCGCAGTTTTGGCCCGCCTATCGGCGGGGCCAGTAG